One window of Amaranthus tricolor cultivar Red isolate AtriRed21 chromosome 11, ASM2621246v1, whole genome shotgun sequence genomic DNA carries:
- the LOC130827483 gene encoding exocyst complex component SEC15B: MQSTKSRRRISPAGDSDIFSGGDKQDHLLSSAVCNGEDLSPFVRKAFAAGKPETLLQNLKAFTRSKESEIEEVCKAHYQDFILAVDDLRSLLSDVDDLKSSLSLSNAHLQSVAQPLLSSLDAFIETRNINNNLLVCLSSVKICVQIVELCARTNNHLKNDQLYLALRCVDNIERSLLKITPSSTLKKMLEKHIPEIRVYVEKKANKEFGDWLVEIRTVSRNLGQFAIGQASSARQREEELRMKQRQAEEQSRLSLRDCVYALEEEDDGLDLGVSSGTIDRESGGNFGFDLTPLYRAFHIHQSLGLEDRFKQYYFENRKLQLTSDFQVSSMTPFLESHQTFFAQIAGFFIVEDRILRRGGRLISKWEVENLWEMAISKMCSVLEDQFSRMQTANHLLLIKDYVSLLGVSLRRFGYPVDALLDVLSKHRDKYHELLLSDCRKQITDALSADKFEQMLMKKEYEYSMNVLAFQLQTSDIIPAFPYIAPFSTTVPDCCRIVRSFIEDSVSFMSYGGQLDSYDVVKKYLDRLLSEVLDEALFKLIKTSVFGVSQAMQVAANMAVFERACDFFFKHAAQLSGIPLRMADRGKRQFPLKKARDAAEEMLAGMIKTKIDSFMSLIENVNWMGDEPLQGGNEYVNEVIIFLETLVSTAQQILPPQVLKRVLLDVMSHISEKIVNALQGDIVKKFNVNAVMGLDIDVQLLESFADSQKSILSEEDASELKSGLAESRQLINLLLSNNPENYLNPVIREKTYNALDYRKVVTISEKLRDPSDRSFFATRGAKPNPRRKSLDALIRRLREVS; this comes from the coding sequence ATGCAGTCCACCAAAAGTCGCCGGAGAATCTCTCCGGCGGGGGACTCCGACATTTTTTCTGGTGGTGATAAGCAAGATCACCTCCTCTCCTCCGCCGTCTGTAATGGCGAAGACCTTTCTCCCTTTGTTCGGAAAGCTTTCGCTGCTGGAAAACCTGAAACTCTTCTTCAAAatctcaaagcttttactcgTTCTAAAGAATCTGAGATCGAAGAAGTATGTAAAGCGCATTATCAAGATTTTATTCTTGCTGTTGATGATCTTCGTTCGTTGCTTTCTGATGTTGATGACTTGAAGTCTTCACTTTCACTATCTAATGCTCATCTTCAATCAGTTGCTCAACCTCTGCTTTCTTCTCTTGATGCGTTTATTGAAACTCGGAATATTAACAATAATCTTTTGGTTTGTTTGAGTTCAGTTAAGATCTGTGTTCAGATCGTTGAGCTTTGTGCTCGAACGAACAATCAtttgaagaatgatcaattgTATTTAGCTTTAAGATGTGTTGATAATATTGAGAGAAGTTTGTTGAAGATTACGCCATCTTCAACTTTGAAGAAGATGTTGGAGAAACATATTcctgaaattagggtttatgttgAGAAGAAAGCGAATAAAGAGTTTGGTGATTGGttagttgagattcgaactgTTAGTAGGAATTTAGGTCAATTTGCTATTGGACAAGCTTCTTCTGCTAGACAAAGAGAGGAAGAATTGAGGATGAAGCAAAGACAAGCTGAGGAACAATCCAGATTAAGTCTTAGGGATTGTGTTTATGCgttagaagaagaagatgacgGTTTAGATCTGGGAGTTTCTTCTGGAACTATTGATAGAGAAAGTGGGGGGAATTTCGGGTTTGATTTAACCCCATTATATAGGGCTTTTCATATTCATCAAAGTTTAGGGCTTGAAGATCGGTTTAAACAGTATTATTTTGAGAATAGAAAGCTTCAATTAACTTCCGATTTTCAGGTATCTTCTATGACTCCGTTTTTAGAGTCTCATCAAACATTTTTCGCGCAAATTGCTGGCTTTTTCATAGTTGAGGATAGAATTTTGAGGAGAGGTGGAAGGTTGATTTCTAAATGGGAGGTTGAAAATTTATGGGAAATGGCGATTAGTAAAATGTGTTCTGTTTTAGAGGATCAATTTTCGCGAATGCAGACTGCTAATCATTTGCTACTTATTAAGGATTATGTTAGTTTGCTTGGTGTTTCATTACGGAGATTTGGGTACCCAGTTGATGCTTTGCTTGATGTGTTGAGTAAACACAGGGATAAGTATCATGAATTGTTGTTATCGGATTGTCGTAAGCAAATTACTGACGCACTTTCAGCTGATAAATTTGAGCAaatgttgatgaagaaagagtATGAGTACTCCATGAATGTGTTGGCTTTCCAATTGCAAACTTCGGATATAATTCCAGCTTTCCCTTATATTGCTCCTTTTTCGACCACTGTACCTGATTGTTGTCGGATCGTGAGGTCGTTTATTGAGGATTCTGTTAGCTTTATGTCATATGGTGGGCAGTTGGATTCTTATGATGTGGTTAAGAAGTATTTGGATAGATTGTTGAGTGAAGTCCTTGATGAGGCTTTATTTAAGCTGATTAAAACTTCTGTGTTTGGTGTCTCTCAAGCTATGCAAGTTGCTGCAAATATGGCTGTGTTTGAACGAGCCTGTGATTTCTTCTTTAAGCATGCTGCTCAACTCTCGGGCATACCTTTGAGAATGGCAGACAGAGGAAAGAGGCAGTTCCCGTTAAAAAAGGCTCGTGATGCAGCAGAAGAAATGCTTGCTGGGATGATCAAGACTAAGATTGATAGTTTTATGTCATTGATTGAGAATGTCAATTGGATGGGTGATGAGCCTCTTCAAGGTGGTAATGAATATGTGAATGAGGTTATAATCTTCTTGGAGACTCTGGTTTCTACAGCTCAGCAGATATTGCCGCCACAAGTTCTAAAGAGGGTGTTGCTAGATGTTATGTCCCATATATCTGAAAAGATTGTGAATGCTTTGCAGGGAGATATAGTAAAGAAATTCAATGTAAATGCAGTCATGGGACTTGACATTGATGTTCAATTATTAGAGTCGTTTGCAGATAGTCAGAAATCTATTCTCTCTGAAGAAGATGCAAGTGAGCTGAAATCAGGCCTAGCTGAATCACGGCAGTTAATTAATTTGCTTTTAAGCAATAATCCGGAGAACTACTTAAATCCTGTTATTAGAGAGAAGACTTACAATGCTTTGGATTACAGGAAAGTGGTGACAATTTCTGAGAAACTAAGGGACCCTTCGGATAGGAGCTTTTTTGCTACGAGGGGAGCTAAACCGAATCCCAGAAGGAAGTCTTTAGATGCATTGATTAGAAGGCTAAGGGAAGTTAGCTGA